In the genome of Conger conger chromosome 8, fConCon1.1, whole genome shotgun sequence, one region contains:
- the ing3 gene encoding inhibitor of growth protein 3 — MLYLEDYLEMIEQLPMDLRDRFTEMREMDLQVQNAMDQLEQRVNEFFINAKKNKPEWREEQMEVIKKDYYKALEDADEKVQLANQIYDLVDRHLRKLDQELAKFKMELEADNAGITEILERRSLEMDSPSQPVNNHHAHSHTTVEKRKYTTPAHHTTEHVPEKKFKSEALLSTLTSDASKENTPGCRNSNMSSSSNSVYNVNSSQPLTSYNLSSLPAGAGAGAGAITMAAAQAVQATAQMKEGRRTSSLKASYEAIKNNDFQLGRDFPLSRETSGYSSALASTLTQTLAPSSSSENRGGRKTKSNTKSSNHQSSSSSSSSSLSSCSSSSALAQELSQQASVLPEAEANSQVDWTYDPNEPRYCICNQVSYGEMVGCDNQDCPIEWFHYGCVGLTEAPKGKWYCPQCTAAMKRRGSRHK, encoded by the exons ATGCTCTACTTAGAGGATTACTTGGAGA TGATCGAGCAGCTACCCATGGATCTGCGCGACAGGTTTACGGAAATGCGAGAGATGGACCTGCAAGTTCAGA ATGCCATGGATCAGCTCGAGCAGCGTGTGAATGAGTTCTTTATCAACGCCAAGAAGAACAAACCAGAGTGGAGGGAAGAACAGATGGAGGTGATAAAGAAG GACTATTACAAAGCTTTGGAGGATGCGGATGAGAAGGTCCAGTTAGCCAATCAGATTTATGATTTG GTGGACCGGCACCTGCGGAAActggaccaggagctggccAAGTTCAAGATGGAGTTGGAGGCAGACAACGCCGGGATCACAGAGATCCTGGAGAGAC GGTCACTGGAGATGGACAGCCCATCTCAGCCAGTAAACAACCACCACGCCCACTCCCACACGACAGTGGAGA AGAGGAAATACACAACACCGGCTCACCACACAACCGAACACGTCCCTGAGAAGAAGTTCAAATCTGAGGCCCTGCTCTCTACCCTCACATCCGACGCCTCCAAAGAGAACACGCCAG gctgCAGGAACAGTAACATGTCCTCCTCGTCTAACAGCGTGTACAACGTTAACTCCTCCCAGCCCCTCACCTCCTATAACCTCAGCTCCCTGCcagcgggggcgggggcaggggcgggggctATCACCATGGCAGCAGCACAGGCCGTGCAGGCCACTGCCCAG ATGAAAGAAGGCCGGAGGACGTCGAGTCTGAAGGCCAGCTACGAGGCCATCAAGAACAACGACTTCCAGCTGGGCCGAGACTTCCCCCTGTCCCGCGAGACCTCCGGGTACTCCTCCGCCCTGGCCTCCACGTTGACCCAGACCctcgccccctcctcctcctctgaaaACCGCGGCGGCCGCAAGACCAA AAGCAACACAAAGTCTTCAAACCACcagtcctcttcctcctcgtcaTCCTCCTCCCTGTcgtcctgctcctcttcctccgcccTGGCGCAGGAGCTATCCCAGCAGGCCTCGGTGCTGCCGGAAGCGGAGGCCAACAGCCAGGTGGACTGGACCTACGACCCCAACGAGCCACGCTACTGCATCTGCAACCAG GTGTCCTACGGCGAGATGGTGGGATGCGACAATCAGGAT TGCCCAATCGAGTGGTTCCACTACGGCTGCGTGGGACTTACCGAAGCCCCCAAGGGGAAGTGGTActgcccacaatgcactgcggcCATGAAGAGGAGGGGCAGCCGGCACAAatag